In Stieleria varia, one genomic interval encodes:
- a CDS encoding quinone-dependent dihydroorotate dehydrogenase — protein MNLYRTLLRPMLFRLDAETAHHGTVETCRWLAAVPGVAALSRTILEKQFPILESDVAGLHFENPIGLAAGWDKSGRALRMIDSMGFGFAEIGSVSARPSHGNPRPRLFRLIADQAIIVNYGLPNDGAQVVADRLAAHRPRHPLGVNIVKTNDGLNAPACSDDEILADYERSATLLHRHASYLSLNLSCPNAKGGKDFFAQPGAIARLLERLTPLRIACPVFLKISPRDDPAEHDRVLMECDAFPFVCGFCFNLPGGKPETLALATRRDALNDQPGAVAGKPVEALINRCIAGLYSRMDQRRYVVIGAGGVFTAEDAYLKLRLGASLVQIYTALIYNGPGIVKQICLGLVELMKRDGFESLSQVIGSAHHAATPLQTKSP, from the coding sequence ATGAACCTTTACCGCACTCTCTTGCGCCCGATGCTGTTTCGCTTGGATGCGGAGACTGCCCATCATGGGACTGTCGAAACGTGTCGCTGGCTTGCGGCCGTGCCGGGCGTGGCGGCTTTGTCGAGGACGATCCTGGAGAAACAGTTTCCGATCCTGGAGTCCGACGTGGCTGGCTTGCATTTCGAGAATCCCATCGGTCTTGCAGCGGGTTGGGACAAGAGCGGGCGCGCGTTGCGGATGATCGATTCAATGGGCTTTGGCTTTGCAGAAATCGGCTCCGTTTCGGCTCGGCCCTCGCATGGCAATCCGCGACCACGTCTATTTCGTCTGATCGCGGACCAAGCCATCATCGTAAACTACGGACTGCCAAACGACGGAGCACAGGTCGTAGCGGATCGGCTTGCTGCTCACAGACCGCGGCATCCATTGGGTGTGAACATCGTCAAGACGAACGACGGCCTCAACGCGCCGGCTTGCTCGGATGATGAAATCCTCGCCGACTACGAACGCAGCGCGACGCTGCTGCACCGTCACGCCAGCTATCTGTCGTTGAATCTAAGCTGCCCCAATGCGAAGGGCGGCAAGGACTTCTTTGCCCAACCCGGTGCAATTGCCCGGTTGCTCGAACGCCTCACGCCGTTGCGCATTGCCTGCCCGGTGTTCCTGAAAATCTCCCCGCGAGATGATCCTGCCGAACATGACCGCGTGCTGATGGAGTGCGACGCGTTTCCTTTTGTCTGCGGTTTCTGTTTCAACCTACCCGGGGGAAAGCCGGAGACGCTTGCTTTAGCGACGCGTCGTGATGCGCTGAACGACCAGCCCGGTGCGGTCGCGGGCAAACCGGTCGAAGCACTTATCAATCGCTGCATCGCCGGACTGTATTCACGGATGGATCAACGCAGGTATGTTGTCATTGGTGCAGGAGGAGTCTTCACCGCCGAGGACGCCTATTTGAAGCTTCGGCTTGGCGCATCGCTCGTCCAGATTTACACGGCGTTGATTTACAATGGCCCTGGCATCGTCAAACAAATCTGCCTAGGGCTCGTCGAGCTGATGAAACGCGATGGCTTTGAGAGTTTGTCGCAAGTCATCGGCAGCGCCCATCACGCAGCCACTCCACTGCAGACGAAAAGTCCATGA
- a CDS encoding GDSL-type esterase/lipase family protein: MIPYLGVFTMLFLCRGKLCVAALVGFAMLSFFTRFAVAQDKSAAVAEPAFVIPDTDDELPGAGPMRRAPWFRNVWQARRSTFAKNAEKEQNAVVFLGDSITQGWTDNFRGDFSDFKTANRGISGDTTRGMLWRLDEDVLSLDPSAVVMLMGTNDLEEGAEPETIVGNIELILKALKEQDSEMPIIWCNVFPSSEKKSRPADKIKKLNQLVGELVKGDKQITVLDTWTLFADENGDAKLEEFPDLLHPNGAGYDKWHAAIRPLFATLGFADTKTDDFKFESDARNLFNGTDLAGWCYHKTPEDQRKRMENARKNRPNAPTSPIIDEDIAFDGKKVSSDGRYAAINGRLVVTTPPEGRKIQQLWTTESFDDDFVLKLEFRATPNADSGVFIRGKQLQCRDYLLAGPYTELTQYKPQDWNELVIRVQGDTAHCTCNGEVLEAEFKVPESGPIGLEGDRGQIEYRRIRILPLQ, from the coding sequence ATGATTCCCTACCTCGGAGTTTTCACCATGTTGTTCCTGTGTCGCGGCAAGCTCTGTGTCGCCGCTTTGGTTGGATTTGCCATGCTGTCGTTTTTCACTCGTTTTGCTGTGGCTCAGGACAAATCGGCTGCGGTCGCCGAGCCTGCCTTTGTCATCCCCGATACGGATGACGAATTGCCCGGTGCTGGACCGATGCGGCGGGCTCCTTGGTTCCGCAATGTGTGGCAGGCGCGACGCAGTACGTTTGCAAAGAATGCGGAGAAGGAGCAGAACGCCGTGGTGTTCCTCGGGGATTCGATCACCCAAGGTTGGACGGACAACTTTCGCGGTGATTTTTCCGATTTCAAGACGGCGAACCGTGGCATCAGTGGTGACACGACACGCGGCATGCTGTGGCGTTTGGACGAGGACGTCTTGAGCCTGGATCCGTCAGCCGTCGTGATGCTGATGGGAACCAATGACCTGGAGGAAGGTGCCGAGCCGGAGACGATCGTGGGCAACATCGAGTTGATCCTGAAAGCCTTGAAAGAGCAAGACAGCGAGATGCCCATCATTTGGTGCAACGTCTTTCCCAGCAGCGAAAAGAAATCGCGACCGGCGGACAAGATCAAGAAGCTCAATCAGTTGGTCGGCGAATTGGTCAAAGGCGACAAGCAGATCACCGTGCTCGACACGTGGACCCTATTCGCCGATGAGAACGGGGATGCCAAGCTGGAGGAGTTTCCGGATCTGTTGCATCCCAACGGAGCGGGTTACGACAAATGGCATGCGGCGATTCGTCCGCTGTTCGCCACGCTTGGGTTTGCCGATACCAAGACAGACGATTTCAAGTTCGAGTCGGATGCACGGAACTTGTTCAACGGCACGGACTTGGCCGGGTGGTGTTACCACAAGACACCCGAAGATCAACGCAAGCGAATGGAGAACGCTCGCAAGAACCGCCCCAATGCGCCGACGTCTCCGATCATCGATGAAGACATTGCGTTCGATGGAAAGAAGGTTTCATCGGATGGTCGTTACGCTGCTATCAACGGTCGACTGGTTGTTACCACGCCACCGGAGGGACGCAAGATTCAGCAGTTGTGGACGACGGAGTCCTTTGACGATGATTTTGTGTTGAAGCTGGAGTTCCGCGCCACGCCTAACGCGGACAGTGGTGTTTTCATTCGAGGCAAGCAACTGCAGTGCCGCGACTACTTGTTGGCGGGTCCGTACACCGAGTTGACGCAGTACAAGCCACAGGACTGGAACGAGTTGGTCATCCGCGTCCAAGGCGACACGGCACATTGCACTTGCAACGGCGAAGTCTTGGAGGCCGAGTTCAAGGTTCCCGAATCGGGACCGATCGGTTTGGAAGGCGATCGCGGACAGATCGAGTATCGCCGCATCCGAATTTTGCCTCTGCAATAA
- a CDS encoding SgcJ/EcaC family oxidoreductase, which yields MKSITIILLLVSGAGQSFGQESATLVEADASVVAEAKPISPDLDAIRDASQSFVDAFNHHDANAVAALWTKDGEYIDGAGRVLVGRDEISKDYHEYFAANPEAKITIVIDSLRLLSSDTAIEDGRAAVESSAGNTGLFATYTVVHAKVNGHWMMASVRDETIEPQASATSAADLEWLVGKWVAEEHGVTMESDCRWVVDGRFIQRTYTTTQVDGSKSSGVQLIGWNPDGGHVQSWDFSPDGGHAVGTWMPQEGGWSAHMRGVTGDGTLTNAINQLRRLDDSAYVWQSIQRTAGGMVIPDTDEVVLKRIPVAR from the coding sequence ATGAAATCGATCACCATCATTCTGTTGCTGGTGTCCGGCGCGGGTCAGTCCTTTGGGCAGGAATCAGCCACATTGGTTGAGGCAGACGCAAGCGTTGTTGCAGAAGCAAAGCCGATCTCACCAGATTTGGATGCCATTCGCGACGCTTCACAATCGTTTGTGGACGCTTTCAATCACCACGACGCAAATGCAGTGGCCGCGTTGTGGACCAAGGACGGTGAATATATTGACGGCGCTGGGCGCGTTCTCGTGGGTCGTGATGAAATCTCAAAGGACTATCATGAGTACTTTGCCGCCAATCCCGAAGCCAAGATCACAATCGTGATCGACTCGCTACGACTATTGAGTAGCGACACGGCAATCGAGGATGGGCGTGCCGCTGTCGAGTCATCGGCGGGCAACACTGGGCTTTTTGCTACCTACACGGTGGTACACGCCAAAGTGAATGGACATTGGATGATGGCTTCTGTTCGGGATGAAACGATCGAGCCTCAGGCCTCGGCTACAAGCGCCGCCGACTTAGAGTGGCTGGTCGGCAAATGGGTTGCCGAGGAACATGGCGTGACGATGGAGTCTGATTGCAGATGGGTCGTCGATGGGCGATTCATCCAACGCACATACACGACAACCCAAGTCGATGGGAGCAAGTCGTCAGGGGTGCAATTGATTGGATGGAATCCAGACGGTGGCCACGTCCAGTCATGGGACTTCAGTCCAGATGGCGGTCATGCGGTCGGTACGTGGATGCCACAGGAGGGCGGATGGTCGGCGCACATGCGCGGCGTCACTGGCGATGGCACACTGACGAATGCGATTAATCAGTTACGAAGACTGGATGACAGTGCGTACGTTTGGCAATCGATTCAGCGAACAGCTGGCGGGATGGTAATTCCAGACACTGACGAAGTTGTCCTCAAGCGAATTCCAGTCGCCCGTTGA
- a CDS encoding sigma-54-dependent Fis family transcriptional regulator: MKTDLQRQRAFGDLVAKILARFASSTASDIDKHIRESLGEIAHFIGIEYAYLAHIAADDSSWSVTHEWCSPGSPSLIAQYQNVPMGTFNWNEQEIISGRAVVLNSLADIPEDFPDDQARLEATGFKSNLQLPLFGKEGRVNGCIALSTLHRELTWSETQIQQFRLVGDAIAGVLCRKQAETELRRALEEVDRLTVQLRAENLYLQEEIANSLGFDEIVGESVPIRLTLAKVEHVAVTDASVLLLGETGTGKELLARAIHNRSPRKHRPMVKVNLAALPISLIESELFGHVKGAYTGAVADKIGRFELADGGTLFLDEIGELNSELQTKLLRVLQEGEFERIGSSKTVRVDVRVVAATNRDLHQAMEREKFRPDLYYRLAVFPIEVPPLRQRRDDIPLLVWHLISKKQKRLGKTITSVPKSTMNRLVNYDWPGNIRELENVLERAVILTSGSTLVLEGFVQSTPTKTSENQAACPPDIARSEILSVLEECQWKIKGVGHAAERLGLKPSTLRYRMKVHGIHRPTK; this comes from the coding sequence ATGAAAACTGATCTTCAACGACAACGTGCCTTTGGCGATCTCGTAGCAAAAATCCTTGCACGATTTGCATCAAGCACCGCTTCGGACATCGACAAACATATTCGAGAAAGTCTGGGGGAAATCGCCCACTTCATTGGAATTGAGTACGCCTATCTCGCCCACATTGCGGCTGACGATTCATCCTGGAGTGTAACGCATGAATGGTGTTCACCCGGATCACCGAGTCTGATCGCGCAGTACCAGAACGTACCGATGGGAACATTCAACTGGAACGAGCAGGAGATCATCTCGGGCAGAGCCGTCGTCCTGAATTCGCTCGCTGATATTCCGGAGGATTTTCCCGATGACCAAGCAAGACTGGAGGCAACGGGATTCAAATCGAACTTGCAATTACCGCTGTTTGGTAAAGAGGGCCGAGTCAACGGCTGCATTGCCCTCAGCACACTTCATCGCGAGTTAACATGGAGCGAAACACAAATACAGCAATTTCGCTTGGTGGGCGACGCGATTGCCGGTGTTCTTTGTCGGAAGCAAGCTGAAACCGAATTGCGTCGAGCACTCGAGGAGGTTGATCGCCTCACGGTCCAACTGCGAGCTGAAAATCTTTATCTTCAGGAAGAAATTGCAAACTCATTGGGGTTCGACGAAATTGTCGGTGAAAGTGTTCCGATTCGGCTCACACTCGCAAAGGTCGAACACGTTGCAGTCACTGATGCGAGCGTGCTGCTACTTGGTGAAACAGGAACCGGCAAAGAGTTGCTGGCCCGAGCGATCCACAATCGTAGTCCACGTAAGCATCGTCCCATGGTCAAAGTCAATCTCGCTGCATTACCGATAAGTTTGATCGAGAGCGAACTGTTTGGGCACGTCAAAGGTGCCTACACCGGCGCGGTCGCTGACAAGATTGGCCGATTTGAGTTGGCCGATGGCGGCACATTATTTCTCGATGAGATCGGAGAGCTCAATTCCGAATTGCAAACCAAGCTGTTGCGGGTTCTGCAGGAGGGTGAGTTCGAGCGAATCGGTTCGTCCAAGACGGTTCGCGTCGATGTCCGCGTGGTGGCAGCGACCAACCGTGATTTGCATCAAGCGATGGAGAGGGAAAAGTTTCGGCCAGACCTGTATTATCGTTTGGCTGTCTTTCCCATCGAAGTGCCACCGCTACGCCAGCGACGTGACGACATTCCGTTGCTTGTATGGCACCTGATTTCTAAGAAACAGAAACGACTGGGCAAGACGATCACCAGCGTCCCCAAAAGCACCATGAATCGCTTGGTCAACTACGATTGGCCTGGCAACATCCGCGAATTGGAAAACGTCCTCGAACGGGCGGTGATCCTCACCTCGGGTTCGACATTAGTGCTGGAGGGTTTTGTTCAATCAACGCCAACGAAGACATCCGAAAACCAAGCAGCCTGCCCACCAGATATTGCCCGTAGCGAGATTCTCAGTGTACTTGAAGAGTGCCAATGGAAGATCAAAGGTGTAGGCCACGCCGCTGAGCGACTCGGTCTCAAACCGAGCACATTGAGGTATCGAATGAAAGTACATGGAATCCATCGTCCGACGAAATGA
- a CDS encoding caspase family protein has product MRSILVNESRGVFRKIGAFALLFGWITCVANPLAIGDDYLPAYPAEPQDDDGYSFFTYDYLSKNRGEGVVSSWYSVVREMSDLYHGFDFNPSSTIVPLGSDKIAFCFGDTLAVWDIVRGEEVWKYNRPLKPTYNRGTYERWQIAAPPSGEYLYSAVLHEGKIIHNDHRDHRYSDFEQTRGIAVWETRTGEQIANLEPDSRMHRLVSPRLSADGTTLVALQHKDRIDSAVVFETKTHQKIRTIPFSSTDISDMAYPITGRFLTASGKSIGIVLENGWMDSLIVDVYSTTGEGEKQRIKIPCLSGKGGVCNFKDLAIDPSGQFIATRHIASNDDDFVVLRDAKSLQEIRRWTYEDYDANDWSEISFDQDGHRLAFTHDNGPSTVVVDTRSGEILYRAHSYRSVFAREGSRLVGFETKCVCISDSQDGRILGKIYEPLVPSASILFSPRKRFSAPDSLRSKLNDFASNNERYVRDGITPARIAAFFDSYNKRNEVFADLNGVRDDAISSIGQGYEIPSCSISTIGIHAGKARIQFDAKCDSRTTLAKVSVRVVESLDRNDVWTSGGAQSLSNQIAETIELPIPTGKQFVTVEVRATDSLGGECVPKRQRVEVKETGGSVRGNRLLAVTIGVSDYAFDEFDLQYAASDATEIGLQLRKLEGTSFGSVVTEVLVDKQATVPNIRKAFHWLSTTCQSDDVALVFISGHGLKGRRGLYYLPHEGDPESIQSTCLNWEELAGLMGNLNAKTVLCLTDVCHAGAIGESSLEMQADSVKALQGKSNIVIGASSQGEAFSLELDELKHGAFAAALLAALQGKADGDGDGAITPSELDRFCTQLVKSSTRGRQVPKFLYDDKLGRSPLVDGLTRSLTRKVLQTASAVKRGEETISIAPAGSTVLVEREQGSWSLGVVEAKGIKTKGWVRTSDLKEQ; this is encoded by the coding sequence ATGCGCAGCATTCTGGTCAATGAATCACGTGGCGTTTTCCGAAAGATCGGAGCGTTCGCTCTGTTATTTGGATGGATTACCTGCGTCGCGAATCCGTTGGCAATCGGAGACGACTACCTGCCTGCGTACCCGGCTGAACCTCAAGATGATGATGGATACAGCTTCTTTACCTACGACTATCTTTCAAAGAATCGTGGTGAAGGCGTTGTTTCTAGCTGGTATTCAGTCGTGAGAGAAATGTCTGACCTCTATCACGGTTTCGATTTCAACCCAAGTAGCACCATCGTGCCACTTGGAAGCGACAAGATCGCATTTTGCTTCGGCGACACACTGGCTGTTTGGGACATCGTTAGGGGCGAAGAAGTCTGGAAATACAACCGTCCGTTGAAGCCTACCTACAACCGTGGCACGTACGAGCGTTGGCAAATCGCGGCACCCCCGAGCGGCGAATACCTGTATTCTGCGGTGCTGCATGAAGGTAAAATCATCCACAACGATCATCGTGACCATCGCTACTCAGACTTTGAGCAGACTCGGGGGATAGCGGTTTGGGAAACGAGGACCGGTGAGCAAATCGCGAACCTCGAACCCGACTCGCGAATGCATCGCTTGGTTTCGCCAAGATTGTCTGCGGATGGAACGACGCTCGTTGCCCTGCAGCATAAAGATCGAATTGACTCAGCAGTCGTCTTTGAGACCAAGACACATCAAAAGATCCGGACGATCCCGTTCAGCTCAACAGATATTAGCGACATGGCTTATCCAATTACTGGTCGTTTTTTAACGGCCTCGGGTAAGTCCATTGGAATCGTCCTTGAAAATGGCTGGATGGACAGCCTCATCGTTGACGTCTATTCAACCACTGGCGAAGGAGAAAAGCAGCGGATCAAGATCCCATGTCTCTCTGGAAAAGGCGGCGTGTGCAATTTCAAGGACTTGGCAATTGATCCCAGTGGTCAATTCATCGCCACACGTCACATCGCGAGTAACGACGACGACTTTGTTGTCTTGCGCGATGCAAAAAGCCTGCAAGAGATCCGTCGCTGGACCTACGAGGATTACGATGCAAATGATTGGTCAGAGATAAGTTTTGACCAAGATGGTCATCGCTTGGCATTCACTCATGACAACGGCCCCAGCACAGTCGTGGTTGACACGCGATCAGGAGAGATTTTGTACCGAGCCCATTCCTATCGAAGCGTCTTTGCGAGGGAGGGCAGTCGACTGGTAGGCTTCGAGACCAAATGCGTCTGCATTTCAGACTCTCAAGACGGTCGCATTCTCGGCAAGATCTATGAGCCATTGGTTCCCAGTGCGTCGATTTTGTTCTCGCCTCGAAAACGATTCTCTGCTCCCGATTCTCTCCGCTCAAAGTTGAACGATTTTGCATCCAACAACGAGCGTTACGTCCGGGATGGCATTACCCCTGCACGGATTGCTGCGTTCTTTGATTCGTACAACAAGCGAAATGAAGTGTTCGCAGATCTGAACGGCGTTCGCGACGACGCGATCAGCAGCATCGGTCAGGGCTATGAAATTCCGTCTTGCTCCATCTCCACGATCGGGATCCACGCGGGCAAGGCACGAATCCAATTTGATGCCAAGTGCGATTCACGAACAACGCTTGCCAAGGTGTCCGTTCGCGTTGTTGAGAGCCTGGATCGCAATGACGTTTGGACGAGCGGTGGTGCGCAGTCACTGTCAAACCAAATCGCTGAAACAATTGAGCTGCCCATCCCAACGGGCAAGCAATTCGTCACGGTCGAAGTGCGAGCGACGGATTCTCTCGGCGGTGAGTGTGTTCCCAAGAGACAAAGGGTCGAGGTGAAGGAAACAGGCGGCTCGGTTCGGGGTAATCGGTTGCTGGCCGTTACGATTGGGGTGAGCGACTACGCATTTGATGAGTTTGATCTGCAGTACGCTGCGTCGGATGCGACCGAAATTGGACTGCAGCTCAGAAAACTGGAGGGTACCTCGTTCGGATCCGTCGTGACCGAAGTATTGGTCGACAAGCAAGCAACCGTACCCAATATCCGGAAGGCATTTCATTGGTTGAGCACGACCTGTCAGAGCGATGACGTCGCGTTGGTTTTCATTTCTGGTCATGGATTGAAGGGGCGTCGTGGGCTCTATTATTTGCCACACGAGGGCGATCCGGAATCCATCCAATCCACTTGCTTGAATTGGGAAGAGCTTGCCGGCTTGATGGGCAACCTGAATGCAAAAACCGTTCTCTGTCTGACCGACGTCTGCCATGCCGGGGCGATCGGCGAAAGCAGTTTGGAAATGCAGGCAGATTCCGTCAAAGCTTTACAGGGTAAGAGCAACATCGTGATCGGCGCAAGCTCACAGGGTGAAGCCTTTTCGCTTGAGCTTGATGAGCTCAAACATGGAGCGTTCGCCGCAGCGCTGTTGGCGGCTTTGCAAGGCAAGGCAGATGGTGACGGAGATGGAGCGATCACGCCTTCCGAACTCGATCGCTTCTGCACTCAGCTGGTCAAATCATCGACACGGGGACGGCAAGTCCCAAAATTTCTCTACGACGACAAGTTAGGTCGGTCGCCGCTGGTTGACGGTTTGACACGGTCACTGACTCGTAAAGTGCTGCAAACAGCGTCAGCGGTGAAGCGGGGTGAAGAAACCATCTCCATCGCTCCCGCAGGGAGCACCGTTCTCGTTGAGAGGGAGCAAGGCAGTTGGTCGCTCGGTGTGGTGGAAGCCAAAGGAATCAAAACGAAAGGCTGGGTCAGAACGAGTGACTTGAAGGAGCAGTGA